A window of Fragaria vesca subsp. vesca linkage group LG7, FraVesHawaii_1.0, whole genome shotgun sequence contains these coding sequences:
- the LOC101290904 gene encoding protein IQ-DOMAIN 14-like — MGKKGSSWFSTVKKVFKNSSKDLPDKKDQITDKWQQHDAPEVVSFEHFPAESSPDRTNDESTASTPANNEDRQHAIAVAMATAAAADAAVVAAQAAAKVVRLAGYGRQYYSVEERAATLIQSFYRGYLARRARRALKGLVRLQALVRGHNVRKQAQMTMRCMQALVRVQARVRARRIKLTHNKQQSHKQTDSDIDDEEERLRALIELEEEHNLRSPMKKHEMQTRHQRSESYSKENASRKHDAVVKRERALAYAYSYQQQQQLLQSVPHGSDVGLQANQREKDQWGWNWLEGWMSSQPYKARHSGPRDTTYMTPGTTTTTGDNISEKTVEMDSTAFPTLRSHFKQDMANSNPYSARQNNPSPDNVPSYMTPTQSAKAKVRGQGLVKQRSPPTPQWNPSTKKGSVVGSGCDSSSSGGGPTSYLIPRSPSPKSNGVRGQARLSLGFGPDSPHGEDWALPLAVHGWRHDFG; from the exons ATGGGGAAAAAAGGAAGCAGCTGGTTCTCGACGGTTAAGAAGGTTTTCAAAAATTCTTCCAAGGATTTGCCGGACAAAAAG GATCAGATTACGGATAAATGGCAGCAACATGATGCTCCGGAGGTGGTGTCGTTTGAACATTTTCCGGCAGAGAGTTCTCCGGACAGAACCAATGACGAGAGCACTGCATCAACTCCTGCGAACAATGAAGACCGGCAACATGCCATTGCCGTGGCAATGGCGACGGCTGCTGCCGCAGATGCTGCGGTAGTGGCAGCTCAAGCGGCTGCTAAAGTTGTAAGATTGGCTGGTTATGGACGTCAATACTACTCTGTGGAGGAAAGGGCTGCAACCCTCATACAGTCATTTTACAGAGGCTACCTA GCTCGACGAGCTCGACGGGCGTTGAAGGGATTGGTGAGGCTGCAAGCATTGGTGAGAGGCCATAACGTGCGGAAGCAAGCACAGATGACAATGCGATGCATGCAGGCACTAGTTCGAGTTCAAGCAAGAGTTCGAGCTCGACGAATCAAATTGACACATAACAAGCAGCAGAGTCATAAACAAACGGACAGTGATATTGATGATGAAGAAGAAAGATTAAGAGCTTTGATAGAGCTGGAAGAAGAGCATAATCTAAGAAGTCCTATGAAGAAACATGAAATGCAAACTAGGCATCAGAGAAGTGAAAGCTATTCCAAGGAAAATGCCTCGAGGAAACATGATGCTGTGGTTAAAAGGGAGAGAGCTCTTGCTTATGCTTATAGCTACCAG CAACAACAACAGCTTCTACAATCCGTTCCTCATGGTAGCGATGTTGGGCTACAGGCCAACCAGCGTGAAAAGGACCAATGGGGATGGAATTGGCTTGAGGGTTGGATGTCATCGCAACCTTACAAAGCCCGCCACTCAGGCCCACGAGACACCACTTATATGACACCGGGCACTACCACAACCACCGGCGATAACATTTCCGAGAAGACAGTAGAAATGGACTCCACGGCATTTCCAACATTGCGGAGTCATTTCAAACAAGACATGGCTAATTCTAACCCGTATTCAGCTCGACAAAACAACCCAAGCCCTGACAATGTACCTAGCTACATGACACCAACCCAATCTGCCAAGGCCAAGGTACGAGGCCAGGGCTTGGTCAAGCAACGAAGCCCTCCCACTCCCCAATGGAACCCTTCAACAAAGAAAGGATCGGTAGTTGGTTCGGGTTGTGATTCGTCAAGCTCGGGTGGAGGACCCACAAGCTACTTGATCCCAAGGAGCCCAAGCCCAAAGAGTAATGGAGTACGCGGGCAGGCGAGATTGTCATTGGGCTTTGGCCCTGATTCTCCGCATGGCGAAGATTGGGCCCTGCCTCTCGCTGTTCATGGTTGGAGACATGATTTCGGTTAG